The DNA window GGAGAGagactttttttctgacatggcaaaatgtataatttacaaaGGATAGCAAATTAACTTAGGAAATGTGGATGTCAGAggttaatacttttatttagaaaataaaattataaaatgataaaattaaattgatcaaaacatttcaaacacagtaaatgctgttctatcaaattttacattcaccaaataacctaaaaaaaaaaaaaaaaaaagttcacaatCGTTTTGTGAACAGTAATACACGAACAGTAATATGTCTTTAGCACAAAACTAGCATATTACAATAATTGCTGGAGAATCATCCAATTCAAACAAATGGGAAGCACATTATTTACAAAGCACttctaatttaattataaaataaaaaaaaatctgacaccGTCACAGAGCATGTTAAATTTACCTTTTAACTAGCAACTCTTACTTGCCTAGGCCAATTTGAACTCACAGTTGCTGCTTggcaaatattaattttggacCCTGCCTACAGGTGTCATCATCTGACACcactaatcaatcaatcaacccATGCCTCTGTGCAGCTGCTTGTGAATGTCAAATTGAAATATGCAGCATGAATCAGCATGGAAAACAACATCTACTTGATGTTTACTTTATGCATTTGATGCAAACGCTGACAATAACAAAAGAACAAAGTCATGTTCGATATGCTTGTTTTGCTTAACGTACCTGGCATAAAAGGTGCAAAAGAGGAAGATAACCAATCCCACAATGCCTTGGGCATCCCACCACTGCACCATCCCAGGTGAGCTTGTGGGCATGGCCTCAGTTGTGCTGACATTGGACACCAGGCTGAGCAAACTAGGATTACATTCACGATCTGTGCGTGGAACCAGACAAATGTAGATTTAAAACTGAACgtacaaaaacattatatattgcAATTTCTACGCCAATTAATCACATACTTCACTACTAAAGACTATGATCACACTTAACTGTCAGCTAATCACATTATTAAGCTTATCTAGGCAGCTAATAGGTATACTTAATAGGCCGTAACAGAATATGGGAATAGTGGTTTACATTTATAATCTGAATTCTAGCAAGTAATTTGGCTTTACTCAGTATCAAGCATCAGGAGACTATAAAGGTTGAGCATCTGGTTTGTACGGCACCACAAAACTCACCAAAAATTGCATCAACCTGAGTAGGAACAAAATTAATGCTCATAAAATGAAGAGAGAGACCAGAGACAGATAGTAAATATTTTCtgcctcttttttctttttaaatgtgtaacttACTAGGATTGTTGGTCATGGCTGACCAGGTGACGTACATAGTGTACAGAGTAATAATAGAAGACTGAAGCAGACCAGACTGAGGTGAAGCGTCCTGCAAAcggatacaaaaataaacaaataaagcacaaaTCAGAGTTTGTCTACCATTGTGAGAATCAACCCAGTataaactgcacatttttataatgaaagcCTGTCTGTTGTGGCAGGCCAGCATTGATATTCTGTGtgcaaagaagaaaacaaagaagTTTCCTTACAAAGACAAAAGCTGGAGGCTAATGTAAACAGTAGATGACCTTCAGTACAACGGAGAGGCTGTTTTCTTATGCACATTATTATAAATCAGCATTCATGTCAGGATGTGTGTGCTGAGGCAATTGCATATTTGGAACAGCTAGTTAAAGCAGTTTtatcacttcctgtttgccACTTTACGAACAAGGTCTTAATGGTgcttaatatgttaatatagaGTTGTTTAGCCTCTAGTCGATGATTTTGAACTGGGAGACAGGAATGAAAAGCACCGAAACATGCTTTACCTGCACTTTTGGCAGAATAGAAACCACAGATATGATGATGCAGAGAATAAGGTTGAAGCTGATGAAGAACTTGTGTTCGGCGCAGTTGTCGGGTTTGGTGTAGTAGAGATAAAACAGCACGACTGCTGCAAAGGCCAGGGCATAATGAAGGACGGTGAAGAACAACAGACCTGTGGGCATAGAAAACAGTCTCATGTTTCTTTCTCTGAAAGCAGCGGGTGCGGACACAAACCGGTTGTGATGAACAGGGTCTTTCAGTGCATCTCATCTCTGCGTACCTGAGAACCAACACTTGCCGTTGCCTTCCTCAGCATTTCTCACCCACACCTCATTCCAGGAGTGGGCAAAGTCGATCAAGAGGATGAGCTGGATCAGGATGAACATGAAGGAGCCCACGATACCAAAGTAGAACCAAACTGTGATTAAAACAAAGAAGAGAAATTATGCTTCAGTAACACACTGGTTAAATGTGCTTAACCACAACATAAAAACAAGCCttttaactaactaaataaattattattaataatttgcaaATGTCTGGGGCAAATTTCtgttttagaaagaaatatCTTAAACTCATGTGGCTTTCAAAGGGGTGTATATCACTATAATATATCGTATGCAAGGTTTGTATTaaaatctgaacaaaaaaagtacaaaagtacaCCTCTTTGtgggatagttcagccaaaaatgaaaatgctgtcatgcACACCTtcacgtcattccaaacttgtatctttttcttttttttccccagtgaaacacaatatttaaaataaatgttggcAACCAAACGCTTCTGATGACAATTAACCGTACTGtactgacataaaaaaaaaaaaaaaaagaacaatgggatcttttgtgttacacagaaatgttaaagtcatgcaggtatgaaaagacaTGAGGGGTACAAATGACGACAgaatttaacctaacctaaccctaaccacaTTTGTAACTACgctaaataaaacatgcatctCCAAAGGGCCTGTATTTTCTACTTAAGTTCACAATGAAACACACTAATGTCAAGATCTTGTTTTGGAAGTTACCCGTGATCTCTGAACACAATGTTCTGCATCTTTAATTCCACACCATGAGAATTCAGGAAAGACAGTAACAACGGGTTCTCGCCGCTAATGTAATATgctatgaaaaaataataacatctTATTCCGCTTTTAATACGGTCTTTTCCCATGCATCTCATAACATTCAAAATagtcattaaaaagtaattgacTTCTTCCCTGCAGGAGACCGGGCGTTTTCTGCATCCCTTGAAATTTAGCCCTCCGTTATGACAATGGTTTCCCAGAATAACATTATCATAACTATTGCTGCATTTAGAGCTTAACATCATTGCCATGTTGTCATTGCTTTTATGCATTTCCCAATgtgaatatatgaaaatgaaatgatccTATTATGTGCTCTTAATGGAACAGTTCAACCTAAAACGTACCATCATGAAATGTTCCATCCGGGATGAAAAAGGCTCCAACGGTGATGCCAACAAGTATCAGAAACTTGAAAAACCAGAACCTGACAAAACGGTCAAGCAAATTTCAATTCATTTggtaaataatacaataacaaaataataaaacagcgCTTAAGTAATAAATCAGGGTTACCCATTCTGAACAGCGGCGCGAGGGTCTTTGCTGCTCTTTACGCGAATCATAATTGCtgaaaacaggaaaaagaaGCATGCCATAGCAAAGCACATGCGGTACACCGATTTGTAGCCTACAATCACGTCGCAGTTAACATGGTTCTCGATTCCTGGTATTGTGGTTCCGCCTTGACAAAAGCCAGGAATCTGAAGAGgcaataaaaatggaaaattaacAGAATGCACTGACGGCACAAGAGAGGCAAATAAAGACTGATGGTGGGCCCACCTTGCGGAGCTGCGTCTCCATGCCAGGCAAGATCATGATTACAGACACCAGTGTCCCCAGgaggaggaagaaagagaagacCAGCCGGGTGACGGTGGAGTTATTGGAAGAAGGACAACAGCCACAGAGGAGACATGGAGCGGAGCCACACAAACACGAGGCCTGTAACGTGGAGGGAGTGAGAACACTTATATCACCAGTTCAAGCATCTATTGTTTAATTGTACAATAGTACAAAAGAATCTGCAAAACgttatacaatttaatatacattGCACTGAAAAAGATTATTTGTGGTTATAAGATATTGGAAGTCTCTTCCGCTTTACAaatgatttctttatttcaccaaaaacagtacaaactgtaacatttttaaatattattacctTTTAAAGTAACTATTTTATGCTTTGTATAATGCAATGTATTTCTTTCAATACAAACGTGACATTTcactccaatcttcagtgtcatgtgatcttttagaaattaaaaaaaaaagaaaaaaaaaaaagggaaaataaataatggttAAAAATTGTTCTGCTTAATTTATGTGGAaatcataatacattttcttcaggattatttaatgaacaaagtttaaaagaactgcatttatttaaatataaatcgtTTTAACATTACGTCTtcactttttaatgtatttgtaatattagtattactttttaatttttttttttcccttaccttttaacatttgaaagaCTAATCTTGTAATTTTCACTCCATTACATCTCTATCAAAGTCTTTATTAtgtagcagttttttttttgttttttttgcaacgtgacttttgttttttagacAGCCTATAAGTAATCACTCTTGTAGAACTAGGTGAAATGATTTTTGGACACTGACCagctgaaaatgtaatatttatttacagcaatTCAATAACAAAAAGTCTAAATTTAGTGGTAtatattgtctgtttttgcaaaattgTGTAAATGGAAATATTACCTATAAAATACCGACCTATATTACTGACATGAACACTGAACACTGCCAGAGGGGAGTAGgggtgttatttatttatttattttttggtcaaCTCATTTGCTTTGTTTCTATAGGCTTATTACATTCTGAAAGCTCTTCATTCCAAAGAGTCTATAAGATACTAGGTGCATTCAGTAGGTGTAATGTAGCTTCAGAGGTATAAGGAATCGCaagaacatacaaaaataataaaacatttttttcattgaccaaaaaaataaataaaaaaacttaacttTTTACATAacttacttttaaaagcaagtactgctgtatttttaaggttttgatAATGAGAACCTAGGGTGTGTAAATATCAGCGTAATTACATTTACgatcattcatttctttatttattgctttttttctggactctatgaataattattttagtggaggttagtgaatttttatttttatgacacTCATGACctaatttgtatatacatatatatatctgttgCAAGAAATAATGAGGAAATCATTGTTTAAGACTTTGATCCTAATAAATCCAGTCATGTGCACTGTATAAAAGttaattcaaaaacattcacCAGGACCATTACTTATGATAGGAGTGGCTGATCAGCTGATTCACTGGAAactgaaaatcaaatcaaaaatatttttttaaaaatttgtcaggcattttaattttttttaagaagttgTATGACTCATCAAGCAAAAGGGAAAAATTGTATTGaagaccaaaaaaacaaaaaacagacaagGTGTGTCTTACAGGCACAAATGATAAGcgtcaaataaaaacatgttatacCAATCTTAACCATAATGTAAAGTGCAGGCTGAGCAGATTTGACACCCTTACAGTGTGCTGAACAAGAAAGAGGATAAACATTTACAGAAAGGGACTCAAGCAGCATGGCTTGGGtttcaaatgcaaaatcaaATATGCCGAATTGCTGAAAAGCAGCAGATGAAAGCAGTTCAGCCGGTTACAAGTAATTACAAGTCTTTGGATCTCACTATAGTTTCTACAGGTTCATCTACATcttgagattatatatatatatatatatatatatatatatatatatatatatatatatatagagagagagagagagagagagagagagagagagagagagagagagagagagagagagagaatctggtATATAATTTTCAACTATATCTTGTACTTCACTTTTAGCATTAAGCTTCAATTCTTTGAAAATGGGCGAGGCACCTTATTACAGCTGAACATAACCAAATCTTATTCTCAATTACAAAAACTGAAAGCCTGTATAACCTGATTATTATTGtcttaaaatacattgaaaCTACAAGAATACTAAATCACACCAAACACTACATGAAACAGAAATGATCCCTTGCATAGTtgtataatttctttaaattgttCAGGTAATCatatgtgatcctggaccacaaaaccttatgatatattattattttattttattttagccaaaaatcattaggatattatgtaaaaatcatgttcatgtaactatataaaaaaactaaatattttggtaaatataaataaatctttttgtgtatatatatatatatatatatatatatatatatatatatatatatatatatatatatatatatatatatatatatatataaaaaaatcttaatttggaCAGATCTAAAAAGTTGATTTTCTtagtattaaatttttttgcaccccCAGATGCCCGATTTTTCAATgtttgtatctcggccaaatattattagaaaacataCATCAGCGAAAAGTTTACTCATTTCAAGACACTTTCAGATAATGTataaatctacatttaaaaaaaaaagtcatttatgactggttttgtggtccacggTCACATATGATTGTTGTTTGTTAGGAAGTCACGGAGGATCTCTTAATATCAATGCAAATATGAGCACACTTCCGTGTACTGATGTTTCCAGCGTCCAGCTCTTTTAAACCACACATTTCCTATTTAAATATCGCCGTTCAATACGTTAACGGTTTTTTATAAACGTTGTCTTTGTTGTATCTTTCTCTATTTTCGGATAATTTAATGATTCAGCGACGCTTTTAGATAGCAGCTTAGTTAGCTAaaccatgaaaaataaaacagaacactTACACAGCTCGCAAGGGAACACAACGCCATACAGGCTCCCATtctgtattaataaacaaacgGCTCCAAACTTTAAGAAGACGAACTAGCAGTCAATTACAGTACGAGCTATTTCTCGTTCTGTCAGTTTATTCCTGTATTTGAAGGTAACGACTGTAACGGACACTTCATTCTATTTCATAATAAAGGTCCTCTCTCTATTCCCCCACAAACTCTACAAATATATTGAACAAaccaataacaataaaactttgtaaaaaaataacacatcgatgtatacatgtatttttgttgtatgttATGTATATTGATCTACTGTGTTTATATTACTTAATGAGATTTTAAGCTAAGGCTTTTGCTGAAGTCCATATGCAAATTAAGCAAACGTGgttataataatgcaatattttattggGCATAACTATAACTACACAGCGTAAAACACCGTATTTTAATAGTGTTAGTTTCCTGTATATATATCGGCTATGAATATTTAAAGTTCTGGACAtggtaacttttattttggaacgGAAGCTTAGTGCCAAACATAAATGcctttactaatttatttatcaattaacaaaaaaataaacttatacCTATATAAATCAATACTAAAATGAATCCTTTATGTGTGATATTTAAATTAACTTCATATTTTAGATAATTAAATTGCACTGATGACATTTGTACACTATACCAACTGATAGCACATTTTGATTAAGTCAGATGTTTCACAGACAAACGGATTTAACCTACATCTCAACAATACATATACGTTAGATGAGATACACAACACTTCTATGTGATTTCATACTGTCCAAAAAGCAGTCCCCACTAGTTTATTGAAGTGACAAGTTTCAAACCCTACCAACATTTGTGTGTACTGTAGGGAATGGTACtgacatttaaagttaaataataataataataataataatcattttatatatatatatatatatatatatatatatatatatatatatatatatatatatatatatatatatatatatatatatatatatatatatatatatattgcagtaGAGTGCTCTTCACACACGGGGGCCCACCTCTCTGACTTGTTGAATCAACCTAATCCgattgtaagaaaaaaacatatatgataaataataaacaacaatcaaaaaatcattattttgctATCTTAACGCCACGTGTATTTgaaatatcaaacattttatgtaGTATTAATCCTCGCTGCAGAGTACCGTCTCCCCTACGAATAATTAATGGTACGGTCCTCCTCGCTCCTGTCAATTATTCCTCTGAAATCACGATCGCAAACGGGAGCCGAGATGGTGTCAAACCTTAGGACCGGGGCAGGTGATTTCAAAACACACCGTCTCCCCTAAAAACAGTGCATTAATTTATCCGCACCGTGAAAATATCAGCAT is part of the Puntigrus tetrazona isolate hp1 chromosome 16, ASM1883169v1, whole genome shotgun sequence genome and encodes:
- the serinc2l gene encoding serine incorporator 1, with translation MGACMALCSLASCASCLCGSAPCLLCGCCPSSNNSTVTRLVFSFFLLLGTLVSVIMILPGMETQLRKIPGFCQGGTTIPGIENHVNCDVIVGYKSVYRMCFAMACFFFLFSAIMIRVKSSKDPRAAVQNGFWFFKFLILVGITVGAFFIPDGTFHDVWFYFGIVGSFMFILIQLILLIDFAHSWNEVWVRNAEEGNGKCWFSGLLFFTVLHYALAFAAVVLFYLYYTKPDNCAEHKFFISFNLILCIIISVVSILPKVQDASPQSGLLQSSIITLYTMYVTWSAMTNNPNRECNPSLLSLVSNVSTTEAMPTSSPGMVQWWDAQGIVGLVIFLFCTFYASIRSSSNAQVNRLMQTEEGKGTMGGEEVGEDGLRRVVDNEEDGVTYNYSFFHFHLLLASLYIMMTLTNWYKPDTTTQAMQSTIPAVWVKISSSWLGLGLYLWTLVAPVIFPSRDFN